A portion of the Pseudomonas synxantha BG33R genome contains these proteins:
- the pilG gene encoding twitching motility response regulator PilG: MEQHSNALRVMVIDDSKTIRRTAETLLKNMGCEVITAIDGFDALARIVDHHPHIIFVDIMMPRLDGYQTCALVKNNPAFKAIPVIMLSSRDGLFDKAKGRIVGVDQFLTKPFSKEELLGAIKAYVPAFAAVEQAH, translated from the coding sequence ATGGAACAGCATTCCAACGCCTTGAGAGTGATGGTGATCGACGATTCGAAAACGATCCGCCGCACCGCCGAGACACTGTTGAAGAACATGGGGTGCGAGGTCATCACCGCCATCGACGGTTTCGATGCCCTGGCGCGGATTGTGGATCATCACCCGCACATTATCTTTGTCGACATCATGATGCCGCGCCTGGATGGCTACCAGACCTGCGCCCTGGTGAAGAACAACCCGGCGTTCAAGGCGATCCCGGTGATCATGTTGTCCTCCAGGGATGGCCTGTTCGACAAGGCCAAGGGGCGCATCGTGGGTGTCGATCAATTTTTGACCAAGCCTTTCAGCAAGGAAGAACTGCTGGGTGCGATCAAGGCCTATGTGCCTGCCTTCGCCGCAGTAGAACAAGCACACTGA
- the pilH gene encoding twitching motility response regulator PilH, whose translation MARVLIVDDSPTEMYKLTGMLEKHGHQVLKAENGADGVALARQEKPDAVLMDIVMPGLNGFQATRQLSKEPETNGIPIIIITTKDQETDKIWGARQGAKDYLTKPVDEDTLIATLNKVLAG comes from the coding sequence ATGGCACGTGTTCTGATCGTCGACGACTCGCCGACTGAAATGTACAAACTGACCGGCATGCTGGAAAAGCACGGCCATCAAGTCCTGAAAGCCGAAAACGGCGCGGACGGCGTAGCGCTGGCCCGTCAGGAAAAGCCCGACGCCGTGTTGATGGACATCGTGATGCCGGGCCTCAACGGCTTCCAGGCCACGCGCCAGTTGTCCAAGGAGCCGGAAACCAACGGTATTCCGATCATCATCATCACCACCAAGGATCAGGAAACCGACAAGATCTGGGGTGCACGCCAGGGCGCCAAGGATTACCTGACCAAGCCGGTGGACGAAGACACACTGATCGCCACCCTGAACAAGGTACTGGCCGGCTAA
- a CDS encoding chemotaxis protein CheW encodes MTESQTAFELLLDIDRRCRLLAADLPSQETRLQRWSGIGFRLGPHWYVAPMGEVAEVLHEPRCTLMPGVKPWVKGVANLRGRLLPVLDLGGFLGLELSKARKQRRVLVVEFNDVFVGLLVDEVVGMQHFPLDAWIASTASGAPFIQGQFDGDPQWQVFSPFALAQAPGFMDVAA; translated from the coding sequence ATGACCGAGTCGCAAACCGCCTTCGAGCTGCTGCTGGACATCGACCGCCGTTGCCGCCTGCTGGCCGCCGACCTGCCGTCCCAGGAAACCCGCCTGCAGCGCTGGAGCGGTATCGGCTTTCGCCTGGGGCCACACTGGTACGTGGCGCCCATGGGCGAGGTCGCCGAGGTGTTGCATGAACCGCGTTGCACCTTGATGCCGGGGGTCAAGCCTTGGGTCAAGGGCGTGGCCAACCTGCGCGGGCGCTTGCTGCCGGTGCTGGACCTGGGCGGTTTCCTCGGCCTTGAGTTGTCCAAGGCGCGCAAGCAAAGGCGGGTGTTGGTCGTGGAGTTCAATGACGTGTTTGTCGGGCTGCTGGTAGACGAAGTGGTCGGTATGCAGCACTTCCCATTGGATGCCTGGATAGCCAGCACCGCGTCCGGCGCGCCGTTTATCCAGGGCCAGTTCGACGGCGACCCGCAGTGGCAAGTCTTCAGCCCCTTCGCTTTGGCCCAGGCCCCTGGCTTCATGGATGTCGCCGCATGA
- a CDS encoding YqgE/AlgH family protein — MKNVSPTYLKHQFLIAMPHMADPNFAQTLTYIVEHTANGAMGLVVNRPQELSLADILEQLRPELDPPTRCQDVPIYIGGPVQTDRGFVLHPTGPQYQATVDLEGVSLSTSQDVLFAIADGVGPEQSLITLGYAGWEAGQLEAELASNAWLTCPFDADILFNTASELRLDAAAAKLRVNLSLLTSQAGHA, encoded by the coding sequence ATGAAAAACGTCAGCCCGACCTACCTCAAGCACCAATTCCTGATCGCCATGCCCCATATGGCCGACCCGAACTTTGCGCAGACCTTGACCTACATCGTCGAGCACACGGCCAATGGTGCCATGGGGCTGGTGGTCAACCGTCCACAGGAGCTGAGCCTGGCCGATATCCTTGAGCAATTGCGCCCGGAACTCGACCCACCAACCCGCTGCCAGGATGTGCCGATCTATATCGGCGGGCCGGTGCAGACCGATCGCGGCTTTGTGTTGCACCCCACCGGGCCACAATACCAGGCCACGGTGGATCTTGAGGGCGTGTCACTGTCCACGTCTCAGGACGTGCTGTTCGCGATCGCCGATGGCGTCGGCCCTGAGCAAAGCCTGATTACCCTGGGCTACGCCGGTTGGGAAGCCGGGCAACTGGAGGCCGAGCTGGCGAGCAATGCCTGGCTGACCTGCCCGTTCGACGCCGACATCCTGTTCAACACCGCCAGCGAACTGCGCCTTGATGCTGCCGCTGCCAAGCTGCGGGTCAACCTCAGCCTGTTGACCAGCCAGGCG
- the gshB gene encoding glutathione synthase: MSVRVGIVMDPIASISYKKDSSLAMLLAAQARGWTLFYMEQRDLYQGDGEARARMRPLQVFANPEKWFELSDEIDSPLSDLDVILMRKDPPFDMEFVYSTYLLEQAERAGVLIVNKPQSLRDCNEKLFATLFPQCTPPTVVSRRADVLREFAAKHGDVILKPLDGMGGTSIFRHRAGDPNLSVILETLTALGTQQIMGQAYLPAIKDGDKRILMIDGEPVDYCLARIPAAGETRGNLAAGGRGEARPLSDKDRWIAAQVGPTLREKGLLFVGLDVIGENLTEINVTSPTCIREIDNAFGTNIGEMLMAAIERKLQAK, from the coding sequence ATGAGCGTTCGCGTCGGCATTGTCATGGACCCTATCGCCAGCATTTCCTATAAAAAGGACAGCTCGCTGGCCATGCTCCTGGCCGCCCAGGCCCGCGGCTGGACGTTGTTCTATATGGAACAGCGCGACCTGTACCAGGGCGACGGCGAGGCGCGGGCGCGGATGCGTCCGTTGCAGGTATTCGCCAACCCCGAGAAATGGTTCGAGCTTTCGGATGAAATCGACAGCCCCCTGAGCGACCTCGATGTGATCCTGATGCGCAAGGATCCGCCGTTCGACATGGAGTTTGTGTACTCCACCTACCTGCTGGAGCAGGCCGAACGCGCCGGCGTGTTGATCGTCAACAAGCCGCAGAGCCTGCGCGACTGCAATGAAAAGCTGTTCGCCACCCTGTTCCCGCAGTGCACGCCGCCGACCGTGGTCAGCCGCCGCGCCGATGTACTGCGTGAATTCGCTGCCAAGCATGGCGATGTGATCCTCAAACCGCTGGACGGCATGGGCGGCACTTCGATCTTCCGCCACCGCGCTGGTGACCCGAACCTGTCGGTGATCCTCGAAACCCTGACTGCGCTGGGCACCCAGCAGATCATGGGCCAGGCTTACCTGCCGGCGATCAAGGACGGCGACAAGCGCATCCTGATGATCGACGGCGAGCCGGTGGACTACTGCCTGGCGCGCATCCCGGCAGCGGGCGAGACCCGTGGCAACCTGGCGGCCGGTGGTCGTGGTGAAGCACGGCCGTTGTCGGACAAGGACCGCTGGATCGCCGCTCAAGTTGGCCCGACCCTGCGGGAAAAAGGTCTGCTGTTTGTCGGACTCGACGTAATTGGTGAGAACCTCACGGAAATCAACGTCACCAGTCCAACCTGTATTCGCGAGATCGACAATGCATTTGGCACGAACATCGGCGAAATGCTGATGGCCGCCATTGAGCGCAAGCTACAAGCCAAGTGA
- a CDS encoding energy transducer TonB, whose protein sequence is MTLPSELPPELTHQGVRPADRLGFTLFLAALIHLALLLGVGFTMVEPKQITKTLEITLATFKSEKKPEKADFLAQDNQQGSGTLDKKAVPKITEVAPFQDNKVNKVTPPPVPKPEVKQATPKAAVTTVAPKPQKAPTQREKTRTEPKPEPVKPAPTFDSSTLSDEISSLEAELAHEQQLYAKRPRIYRLNAASTMRDKGAWYKDEWRKKVERIGNLNYPDEARRQQIYGNLRLLVSINRDGSLYEVQVLESSGQPLLDQAAQRIVRLAAPFAPFSGDLNDVDRLEIIRTWKFAKGDRLSSN, encoded by the coding sequence ATGACACTCCCGTCCGAACTGCCCCCAGAACTCACCCATCAAGGCGTGCGCCCGGCTGATCGGCTCGGATTTACCCTGTTTCTCGCCGCATTGATTCACCTCGCCTTGTTGCTGGGCGTGGGCTTCACCATGGTCGAGCCCAAGCAGATCACCAAGACCCTGGAAATCACCCTCGCTACGTTCAAAAGTGAGAAGAAGCCCGAAAAGGCCGACTTTCTTGCCCAGGACAACCAGCAGGGCAGCGGTACGCTCGACAAGAAAGCCGTGCCCAAGATCACTGAAGTAGCGCCCTTCCAGGACAACAAGGTCAATAAGGTCACCCCGCCGCCGGTGCCCAAGCCCGAGGTCAAGCAGGCAACGCCCAAGGCCGCCGTGACCACCGTTGCGCCCAAGCCGCAAAAGGCCCCGACCCAGCGCGAAAAAACCAGGACTGAACCCAAGCCCGAGCCGGTGAAGCCCGCGCCAACCTTCGACAGTTCGACGCTGTCCGACGAAATTTCCAGCCTGGAAGCCGAACTGGCTCACGAACAACAGCTGTATGCCAAGCGCCCGCGCATCTACCGCCTGAACGCCGCGTCGACCATGCGCGACAAAGGTGCCTGGTATAAAGACGAGTGGCGCAAGAAGGTCGAGCGCATCGGCAACCTCAATTACCCGGACGAAGCCCGGCGTCAGCAGATTTATGGCAACTTGCGCTTGCTGGTATCGATCAACCGTGACGGTTCGCTCTATGAAGTGCAGGTGCTGGAGTCCTCCGGCCAACCGCTGCTGGACCAGGCCGCCCAGCGCATCGTGCGCCTGGCCGCGCCTTTTGCGCCGTTCAGCGGCGACTTGAATGACGTGGACCGCCTGGAAATCATCCGCACCTGGAAGTTTGCCAAGGGCGACCGGCTGTCCAGCAACTGA